Proteins encoded within one genomic window of Gammaproteobacteria bacterium:
- a CDS encoding DEAD/DEAH box helicase, whose product MTSSATEPVPSFADLGLAPPLLKALAEVGYESPSPIQAATIPLLLAGVDIVGQAQTGTGKTAAFALPALSRLEPARREVQVLVVVPTRELAIQVAEAFQKYAAHLRGFHVVPVYGGQSYEPQLAALRRGASVVVGTPGRLIDHLGRGTLQLAAVRTVILDEADEMLQMGFVDAIEEILGQAPPERQVVLFSATMPAPIRRIARKHLREPREITIRAKPGTAAKTRQRYWLVDGLHKLDALTRILEVEPFDAMLVFARTKLATTELAEKLEARGFAAAALNGDMVQAQRERTIAQLKAGKIDILVATDVAARGIDVERIGHVVNFDLPYDVESYVHRIGRTGRAGRSGEAILFVAPRERNMLRLIEQHTRQPLEPLRLPTLGDVNAKRVAKFKARILDALGRGDATPYRGIIDELARESGADAADLAAALASLAQGRTPLLLAKPAAEPAGEPASAGSRPRRAQADEETRRPRGPRHEEQQLYRLAVGRSHGIQVGNIVGAIANVGGIHGSDINGVDIQREETFVRLPAGLAPETLERIAEVKIRGRLLAIRPVTTGPAAGRKKKKY is encoded by the coding sequence ATGACCTCATCCGCCACCGAGCCCGTCCCGTCCTTCGCCGATCTCGGCCTCGCCCCGCCGCTGCTCAAGGCGCTGGCGGAGGTGGGCTACGAGTCCCCTTCGCCGATCCAGGCCGCCACCATCCCGCTGCTGCTCGCCGGTGTGGACATCGTCGGCCAGGCGCAGACGGGCACGGGCAAGACGGCGGCCTTCGCGCTGCCCGCGCTCTCGCGGCTCGAGCCGGCCCGACGCGAGGTGCAGGTGCTGGTGGTCGTGCCGACCCGCGAGCTCGCCATCCAGGTGGCGGAGGCGTTCCAGAAGTACGCCGCCCACCTCAGGGGCTTCCACGTCGTGCCGGTCTACGGCGGCCAGAGCTACGAGCCGCAGCTTGCAGCGCTGCGTCGTGGTGCGTCCGTCGTCGTCGGCACGCCCGGGCGGCTGATCGACCACCTCGGGCGCGGCACGCTGCAGCTGGCGGCGGTGCGCACGGTGATCCTCGACGAGGCCGACGAGATGCTGCAGATGGGCTTCGTCGATGCCATCGAGGAGATCCTCGGCCAGGCGCCGCCGGAGCGCCAGGTGGTGCTGTTCTCGGCGACCATGCCGGCGCCGATCCGGCGGATCGCCAGGAAGCACCTGCGCGAGCCGCGGGAAATCACCATCCGCGCGAAGCCGGGCACGGCCGCGAAGACCCGCCAGCGCTACTGGCTGGTGGACGGGCTGCACAAGCTCGATGCGCTGACCCGCATCCTCGAGGTCGAGCCCTTCGATGCCATGCTGGTGTTCGCGCGCACCAAGCTCGCCACCACCGAGCTGGCGGAGAAGCTGGAGGCCCGCGGTTTTGCCGCGGCGGCACTGAACGGCGACATGGTGCAGGCCCAGCGCGAGCGCACCATCGCCCAGCTCAAGGCCGGGAAGATCGACATCCTCGTGGCGACGGATGTGGCTGCCCGCGGCATCGATGTGGAGCGCATCGGCCATGTCGTCAACTTCGACCTGCCCTACGACGTGGAGTCCTATGTCCACCGCATCGGGCGCACCGGGCGTGCGGGGCGCAGCGGCGAGGCGATCCTGTTCGTCGCGCCGCGCGAGCGCAACATGCTGCGGCTGATCGAGCAGCACACGCGCCAGCCCCTCGAGCCCCTGCGCCTGCCGACGCTGGGCGATGTCAACGCGAAGCGCGTGGCGAAGTTCAAGGCCCGCATCCTCGATGCGCTCGGCCGCGGGGATGCCACGCCCTACCGCGGCATCATCGACGAGCTGGCGCGGGAGAGCGGCGCGGATGCCGCGGACCTGGCCGCCGCGCTGGCGAGCCTCGCCCAGGGCCGGACACCGCTGCTGCTGGCGAAGCCTGCCGCGGAGCCGGCCGGCGAACCGGCATCCGCCGGTTCAAGGCCGCGCCGTGCGCAGGCGGACGAGGAAACCCGCCGGCCGCGCGGCCCGCGCCACGAGGAACAGCAGCTGTACCGGCTCGCCGTCGGCCGCAGCCATGGCATCCAGGTGGGCAATATCGTCGGTGCCATCGCCAACGTCGGCGGCATCCACGGCTCGGACATCAACGGCGTGGACATCCAGCGCGAGGAGACCTTCGTGCGCCTGCCCGCGGGCCTGGCGCCGGAAACCCTCGAGCGCATCGCCGAGGTGAAGATCCGCGGGCGCCTGCTGGCCATCAGGCCGGTGACGACGGGCCCGGCCGCCGGCCGGAAGAAGAAAAAATACTGA
- a CDS encoding TolC family protein: protein MTVHPASLWRLAAPLVLLALRTAGAETLAEAWQLAAENDAGLAALHSRAEAGQAEEAAARAERLPKLSIDGSWQRFGDAPAFRFPFGSSTFTSPELVSHDNFLMGRARLELPLYTGGRITAGIESARQVALGAGFGTQAYAQDLRLRVATAYIDVLRARRALRAAESAVASLEAHAGEVAVMLERGAVPRNDWLAARVTLADAGQARLRADSRQQLALAAYNRLLGQPLDRQAPLEDIAEAAPVAGPVDELVERALAHRPELAGSAAQAQALAEQARGESASHLPQFGLIADYQHLENQVLDSEDFGLLGLGFSWTLWDGGRIRERASALRSASRAAAREHNDLQSRIALEVREAWLALREAQARVPLTREAVDQAEENLRVGREQYGVGLATSTVVLDAEALRLQAVANHDNALLDVVLGELRQRRAIGEL from the coding sequence ATGACGGTTCATCCGGCGAGTCTGTGGCGACTGGCCGCACCCCTGGTGTTGCTGGCCCTGCGCACCGCGGGCGCGGAAACGCTGGCTGAAGCCTGGCAGCTGGCTGCGGAAAACGATGCCGGACTCGCTGCCCTGCACAGCCGGGCGGAAGCCGGGCAGGCAGAGGAGGCCGCCGCCCGCGCCGAGCGCCTGCCGAAGCTCAGCATCGACGGCAGCTGGCAGCGCTTCGGCGATGCCCCGGCGTTCCGCTTTCCCTTCGGCAGCAGCACCTTCACCTCGCCCGAGCTGGTGAGCCACGACAACTTCCTCATGGGCCGGGCGCGCCTGGAGCTGCCGCTCTACACGGGTGGGCGCATCACGGCGGGCATCGAATCCGCCCGGCAGGTGGCCCTCGGGGCCGGCTTCGGCACACAGGCTTACGCGCAGGACCTGCGCCTGCGGGTGGCCACCGCGTACATCGACGTGCTGCGGGCCAGACGTGCGCTGCGGGCGGCGGAGTCCGCGGTGGCAAGCCTCGAAGCCCACGCCGGCGAGGTGGCGGTGATGCTCGAGCGCGGGGCGGTGCCACGCAACGACTGGCTGGCGGCCCGCGTGACGCTGGCTGATGCCGGGCAGGCGCGGCTGCGTGCCGACAGCCGGCAGCAGCTGGCCCTGGCAGCCTACAACCGGTTGCTCGGACAGCCGCTGGACCGGCAGGCCCCGCTCGAGGACATCGCCGAAGCCGCGCCGGTCGCGGGCCCGGTGGACGAGCTGGTCGAACGCGCCCTGGCACACCGGCCAGAACTCGCCGGCTCCGCCGCGCAGGCGCAGGCGCTCGCCGAGCAGGCCCGCGGCGAGAGCGCCAGTCACCTGCCCCAGTTCGGCCTCATCGCCGACTACCAGCACCTCGAGAACCAGGTGCTCGACAGCGAGGACTTCGGCCTGCTCGGCCTCGGCTTCTCCTGGACGCTCTGGGACGGCGGGCGCATCCGCGAGCGGGCCAGCGCGCTGCGCAGCGCCAGCCGCGCCGCGGCCCGCGAGCACAACGATCTCCAGTCACGCATCGCACTCGAGGTGCGGGAAGCCTGGCTCGCGCTGCGCGAGGCGCAGGCCCGCGTGCCGCTGACCCGCGAGGCCGTGGACCAGGCCGAGGAGAACCTGCGGGTCGGGCGCGAGCAGTACGGCGTGGGCCTGGCCACCAGCACCGTCGTGCTCGATGCCGAAGCCCTGCGCCTGCAGGCGGTGGCCAACCACGACAACGCCCTGCTCGACGTCGTGCTCGGCGAGCTGCGCCAGCGCCGGGCGATCGGGGAACTCTGA
- a CDS encoding efflux RND transporter permease subunit, whose translation MGADPGISGRIARFFLHSELTPLLALTALLLGVFAVLVTPREEEPQINVTFANIIIGFPGASAAQVENLVASPMEKVLGEIAGVKHIYSVSRPGVAVLSVQFRVGEERTAAIVRLYNAVYSNQDWQPPGAGVLPPLIKPKGIDDVPVLTLTLWTRDPARGGFELGQVARSIEAEIKRVPGTRDVYAIGSPDSVVRVDLDPQKLAKVGLSVDELAAALEAAGRAEQAGVVVGGDRLTPVQAGSFLAGSAEVASLVVALRNGRPVYLQDVATVSRGADPPQSFAWHGTGAATPAGAGQVRHAPAVTLAIAKKPGENAIDVTRAVLARVQMLRDTWIPAGVEITETRNYGVTANDKAQKLIQKLLFATLSVVVLVLVTMGRREALVVGAAVIVTLAATLFASWAWGFTINRVSLFALIFSIGILVDDAIVIVENIHRRQHLDGGSFLAMIPAAVDEVGGPTILATFTVIAALLPMAFVSGLMGPYMSPIPINASMGMLISLAVALVFTPWLSGHLLATARPGAAPAPANANSRLHRGFERIMLPFLHGERARARRHRLYAGLGLAIVFALGLAGLQWVVLKMLPFDNKSEFQVIVDMPEGTPVEGTARVLDELSRVIETVPEVRDYQAYAGTAAPINFNGLVRQYYLRASPELGDLQVNLLDKHERHRASHEIALAVRPALAAIGRRHGASVQVVEVPPGPPVQAPIVAEVYGPFYAAQRAAARELRTLFEQTADIVDVDDSTEAAAERLVVSIDREKAALLGVAQAAVASALATGLRDLDAVYVHEGSERRPIPVRIGLGRADKAGLDPVLELGVRATTGALVPLSAVTRVERLPWDGAIHHKDLLPVVFVTGDMAGRLDSPLYGMFDLVGQLDRGLPSGLKPDQLFIRTPEDPNRLAIKWDGEWQITYETFRDMGIAYSVGLVLIYLLIVAHFRSYFMPLIIMAPIPLTIIGVMPGHALLGAQFTATSMIGMIALAGIIVRNSILLVDFIDDELARGEPLERAVVDAAVIRARPILLTALAAISGALFILDDPIFNGLAVSLIFGILVSTLLTLVVIPVLYFAWRSRRPASAAREAP comes from the coding sequence ATGGGCGCGGACCCCGGCATCAGCGGCCGCATCGCGCGGTTCTTCCTGCACTCGGAACTCACCCCGCTCCTGGCGCTCACCGCGCTGCTCCTCGGCGTGTTCGCGGTGCTGGTGACGCCCCGCGAGGAGGAGCCGCAGATCAACGTCACCTTCGCCAACATCATCATCGGCTTTCCCGGCGCCAGCGCCGCCCAGGTGGAAAACCTGGTGGCCTCGCCCATGGAGAAGGTGCTGGGCGAGATCGCCGGGGTGAAGCACATTTACTCGGTATCGCGGCCCGGCGTGGCCGTGCTCTCGGTGCAGTTCAGGGTCGGCGAGGAGCGCACCGCTGCCATCGTGCGCCTGTACAACGCGGTCTATTCCAACCAGGACTGGCAGCCGCCCGGCGCCGGGGTGCTGCCCCCGCTGATCAAGCCCAAGGGCATCGACGACGTGCCGGTGCTGACTCTGACGCTGTGGACCCGCGACCCCGCGCGCGGCGGCTTCGAGCTCGGCCAGGTGGCCCGCTCGATCGAGGCCGAGATCAAGCGCGTGCCCGGCACCCGCGATGTCTACGCCATCGGCAGCCCGGACAGCGTGGTGCGGGTCGACCTCGATCCGCAGAAGCTCGCGAAGGTCGGGCTGTCGGTGGATGAACTCGCCGCCGCGCTCGAGGCCGCGGGCCGGGCCGAGCAGGCGGGTGTCGTCGTCGGTGGCGACCGGCTCACCCCGGTGCAGGCCGGCAGCTTCCTCGCCGGCAGCGCCGAGGTCGCCTCGCTGGTGGTGGCGCTGCGCAACGGCCGGCCGGTGTACCTGCAGGATGTCGCCACGGTGAGCCGCGGCGCCGACCCGCCGCAGAGCTTTGCCTGGCACGGCACCGGGGCGGCCACCCCCGCCGGTGCGGGGCAGGTGCGCCACGCGCCGGCGGTGACCCTGGCGATCGCCAAGAAGCCCGGCGAGAACGCCATCGATGTCACCCGCGCGGTGCTGGCGCGGGTGCAGATGCTGCGCGACACCTGGATTCCCGCGGGCGTGGAGATCACCGAGACCCGCAACTACGGCGTGACCGCCAACGACAAGGCGCAGAAGCTGATCCAGAAGCTGCTGTTCGCCACGCTCTCGGTGGTGGTGCTGGTGCTGGTCACCATGGGCCGGCGCGAGGCGCTGGTGGTGGGCGCCGCGGTGATCGTCACGCTGGCGGCCACGCTGTTCGCCTCCTGGGCCTGGGGCTTCACCATCAACCGGGTGTCGCTGTTCGCGCTGATCTTCTCCATCGGCATCCTCGTCGACGACGCCATCGTCATCGTCGAGAACATCCACCGCCGCCAGCATCTCGATGGCGGCAGCTTCCTCGCCATGATCCCCGCCGCGGTGGACGAGGTCGGCGGGCCGACCATCCTCGCCACCTTCACCGTCATCGCCGCCCTGCTGCCCATGGCCTTCGTCAGCGGGCTCATGGGCCCGTACATGAGTCCGATTCCCATCAACGCCAGCATGGGCATGCTGATCTCGCTCGCGGTGGCGCTGGTGTTCACGCCCTGGCTGTCGGGTCACCTGCTGGCCACCGCCCGCCCCGGGGCCGCCCCCGCGCCCGCAAACGCAAACAGCCGGCTGCACCGCGGGTTCGAGCGGATCATGCTGCCCTTCCTCCACGGCGAGCGGGCCCGCGCCCGGCGCCACCGGCTCTATGCAGGCCTGGGGCTGGCGATCGTGTTTGCCCTGGGCCTCGCGGGGCTGCAGTGGGTGGTCCTCAAGATGCTGCCCTTCGACAACAAGTCGGAATTCCAGGTGATCGTGGACATGCCCGAGGGCACGCCGGTGGAAGGCACCGCAAGGGTGCTGGACGAGCTCTCGCGGGTGATCGAAACCGTGCCCGAGGTGCGCGACTACCAGGCCTATGCGGGCACGGCCGCGCCGATCAACTTCAACGGCCTGGTCCGCCAGTACTACCTGCGCGCCAGCCCCGAGCTCGGCGATCTCCAGGTCAACCTCCTCGACAAGCACGAGCGCCACCGCGCCAGCCACGAGATCGCGCTGGCCGTGCGCCCGGCGCTCGCCGCCATCGGCCGCCGGCACGGCGCCTCGGTGCAGGTGGTGGAAGTCCCGCCCGGCCCGCCGGTGCAGGCGCCCATCGTCGCCGAGGTCTACGGGCCCTTCTACGCCGCCCAGCGGGCCGCGGCCCGCGAACTGCGCACGCTGTTCGAGCAGACGGCCGACATCGTCGACGTGGACGATTCCACCGAAGCAGCCGCCGAACGCCTCGTGGTGTCCATCGACCGCGAGAAGGCGGCGCTGCTCGGTGTGGCGCAGGCCGCGGTGGCCAGCGCACTCGCCACCGGGCTGCGCGACCTCGATGCGGTGTACGTGCACGAGGGCAGCGAACGGCGGCCGATTCCGGTGCGCATCGGCCTCGGCAGGGCCGACAAGGCCGGCCTCGATCCGGTGCTCGAACTCGGTGTGCGCGCCACGACCGGCGCACTCGTGCCGCTCTCGGCGGTCACCCGCGTGGAACGCCTGCCCTGGGATGGCGCGATCCACCACAAGGACCTGCTGCCGGTGGTCTTCGTCACCGGCGACATGGCCGGCAGGCTCGACAGCCCGCTCTACGGCATGTTCGACCTCGTCGGCCAGCTGGACCGCGGCCTGCCCTCGGGGCTGAAGCCCGATCAGCTCTTCATCCGTACCCCCGAAGACCCCAACCGGCTGGCCATCAAGTGGGATGGCGAGTGGCAGATCACCTACGAGACCTTCCGTGACATGGGTATCGCCTACTCGGTGGGCCTGGTGCTGATCTACCTGCTGATCGTCGCCCACTTCCGTTCGTATTTCATGCCGCTGATCATCATGGCGCCCATCCCGCTGACCATCATCGGCGTCATGCCCGGCCATGCGCTGCTCGGCGCGCAGTTCACCGCCACCTCGATGATCGGCATGATCGCGCTGGCCGGCATCATCGTGCGCAACTCCATCCTGCTGGTGGACTTCATCGACGACGAGCTGGCGCGGGGCGAGCCGCTGGAGCGGGCGGTGGTCGATGCCGCGGTCATCCGCGCCCGGCCGATCCTGCTCACCGCGCTCGCGGCCATCAGCGGCGCCCTGTTCATCCTCGACGATCCCATCTTCAACGGGCTGGCGGTGTCGCTGATCTTCGGCATCCTCGTCTCCACGCTGCTGACGCTGGTGGTGATCCCGGTGCTGTATTTCGCCTGGCGCAGCCGGCGGCCGGCCAGCGCCGCAAGGGAGGCCCCATGA